From one Lotus japonicus ecotype B-129 chromosome 3, LjGifu_v1.2 genomic stretch:
- the LOC130745021 gene encoding pentatricopeptide repeat-containing protein At2g15630, mitochondrial-like, with the protein MKEKGVLPNIETCNDMLMLFLKLNRNLAEEFISHMESIGVKPAIYKYNTLIHDGAKFEVACVIFERMKDTGLFLDAYSYNSYNFVMYKERGLEETSDLLPKMLESESESGLVPHAVIYDALIDKWCKIGVVECYEKQNTEDLDKAIAYKDEMISRGIEPTIVTYTLLIEALFEIGSGLRAEDMIEEMQEKGLKSDVYTYNTLMSGHAKCKLVDAPLVFYEEMVEKMIQPNLVTYNNMMLMRCRYSKMKEARQLLDEMKRKGFKLDHITYNLIIGGYCDDGEVNEAFRVRDEMLKNGFDPTITTYDALIIGLCNNNEVEHAEELLKEMVSKDICTPNDRTYKVLTKTIKETTHKVGKNDVMGNARFRNILENDKYLPIFANDMTDDELVS; encoded by the coding sequence ATGAAGGAAAAGGGGGTTCTGCCAAATATTGAAACTTGCAATGACATGTTGATGCTGTTTCTCAAGTTGAATAGAAACCTGGCTGAGGAGTTTATTAGTCACATGGAGAGCATTGGGGTGAAGCCTGCTATTTATAAATATAACACACTCATACACGACGGAGCGAAGTTCGAAGTAGCTTGTGTGATATTTGAGAGAATGAAAGATACAGGACTTTTCCTGGATGCTTACAGCTATAATTCTTACAATTTTGTGATGTATAAAGAAAGAGGGCTTGAGGAAACATCTGATTTACTGCCTAAGATGTTAGAGTCAGAGTCAGAGTCAGGATTGGTGCCACATGCAGTAATATATGATGCCTTGATTGATAAGTGGTGCAAGATAGGGGTTGTTGAGTGTTATGAGAAACAGAACACAGAGGATCTGGATAAGGCTATTGCATACAAAGATGAGATGATAAGCAGAGGCATAGAGCCAACAATTGTCACTTACACTTTGTTGATTGAGGCACTGTTCGAGATAGGGAGCGGTTTACGAGCTGAGGATATGATAGAAGAAATGCAAGAAAAAGGATTGAAGTCGGATGTTTATACTTATAACACATTGATGAGTGGGCATGCCAAATGCAAGCTTGTTGATGCACCCTTAGTCTTTTATGAAGAAATGGTGGAGAAAATGATTCAGCCCAATCTGGTAACATATAATAACATGATGCTAATGCGCTGCAGGTATAGTAAGATGAAGGAAGCTCGACAACTTCTTGATGAGATGAAGAGAAAGGGGTTCAAACTTGATCATATTACTTACAATCTAATCATTGGCGGTTATTGTGATGATGGTGAGGTGAATGAGGCTTTTAGAGTCCGTGATGAAATGTTGAAGAATGGATTTGATCCTACCATTACCACTTATGACGCTCTTATTATAGGCTTGTGCAATAACAATGAAGTTGAGCACGCTGAAGAGCTCCTCAAAGAAATGGTTAGTAAAGACATTTGCACTCCTAATGACAGGACCTACAAAGTTTTAACTAAGACCATTAAGGAAACAACTCATAAAGTTGGCAAAAATGACGTGATGGGAAATGCCAGATTCAGGAATATTCTTGAGAATGACAAATATCTTCCAATCTTTGCTAATGATATGACAGATGACGAATTAGTTTCATGA
- the LOC130747411 gene encoding diphthamide biosynthesis protein 3-like encodes MSYDDVEIEDMEWNEELQAYTYPCPCGDLFQITKEDLKLGEEIARCPSCSLYITVIYNMEDFLGDSDQNHRNKGLQPSKQQTVTIA; translated from the coding sequence ATGTCGTACGACGACGTGGAGATTGAGGACATGGAGTGGAACGAGGAATTGCAGGCGTACACGTACCCGTGTCCTTGCGGGGACCTGTTCCAGATTACAAAGGAGGACCTCAAGCTCGGCGAGGAAATCGCTCGCTGCCCTAGTTGCTCTCTTTACATCACCGTCATCTACAACATGGAAGACTTCCTCGGCGATTCTGATCAAAATCATAGAAACAAGGGTCTTCAGCCCTCCAAGCAACAAACTGTCACTATTGCTTGA